The Alphaproteobacteria bacterium genome contains the following window.
TCGACATTGCGCACGTCGCGCAGGACTCGCGGGCGAAAGGCGATCGAGTCGAGGGCCATACGGTTGTGCCGCAACGTGGTTTCGGTCTCGGTACCGCCCACGATATAGTCCCAGTTGTTCTGGTCGAGGCGATCTCGAGCCCTCTTGACGATCTCGTGGAGATTAAGAAATTCGAATTCACCATCTCCCTTGTCGGTGCGGGAAACATTGGTGTCGACTGGGGCAAGCGACTCTTTCTTACGATTCATCGGATTCCACCCTCGAAGCCTTGAACCGGCAATCCCTTCCGTGCGTCTTTCGAAATGAGGGGCGACCGTCCTAGTGAAACAGATGGAAATTAGGACATGTTACGGCCATATATAGCCCGCAGGGTATTTCAACCGAGCTGCGTATTTGTCAATGTTTGCCCGGTGATATGCCTGCCTTTCGATCGTGGGCGGTGAGTATGGGACGTTTCTAATGGAGTCACTCCTATGCGTTTCCTGAGTTCGAGAAAATTCCTCCGCAACAGCGCGCTGATCGCGCTCGGCGCGTCCGCCTTGGCGTTCGCGGCGGGGCGTACGGCGCCAGCGGCCCTCGCGGACGATTTTCATCACTTCCACGACGGCGGGCACGTCGTCCTGGATTTCGGTTTCTTCGGTCCGCCGGCGCCAGTCTACGTTGCTCCTCCCCCGCCCGCCTATTATTACCCACCGCCTGTCGTTTACGCGCCCCCGCCCACCGTCTATGCGCCCCCACCCGCCGTCTATGCGCCTCCACCCGCGCCGCCCGCGGCGGTACAAGCCCCTCCCCCTGGTGCTGCCGTCCAGGCGCAGCCGAGTTGTTCCTCGGGACAGTGGCGTCAGAGCGATGGGTCGATTGTGAATGGCACCGCCTGCCTCCAGCCTGACGGCACGTGGCGGCTGACGAATTAGGATCATTGCCCCGTCACGACGTGGCGGCGAGGGACGTGAAGGTTAACCGCTCGGTCTCCAAGCCGAGGGATTCGCTCTGTCTCGCCGCTTCTACAATCAATCGCTCTTGGGTTTGGCGCTTCGTGTGCCGCGGTGGTGAAAGTTCTTGAAGACCGTGTCCGCGTTTTTCTTCTGGTCGGCAGGCATGCTGTCATAGAGGGTTTGGAACGCGGTCGCGACCTTTTTGAGGCGGTCGGCGCGTTCCTGCGTGAACGCCTGATAGGCGTTGAGATCGTCGACGGCCGTCATCGTGTTCACACGGGCGGCACGGTCCTTGAAGAATGCGTCCGTGGCACTCGCCTCGTCGCGCATGGCCTGGGCTACGTCATTCCACAATGGCTCTTGATCTTTCGTGATGCGGAGACTTTTGTGCAGGTCGTTGATCCACGTCTCCGTCCGATCGACCGGCGTCACCGTTTTGCCGATCGCTTTACCTTGCGCCCCCGATGGCGGCGGAGCAGGTGCCGCCTGCGCTATCTGTATCGGCACGTTGGGCGCCTGCACCGCATTTGTAAGCTCTTGAGCCTTTCTGGCCGCGTTCGCGTCATCGACTGATGAAGAGGCCGCAAACGCCAATGTCGGCCCTATCGTCATGGCGGCAACCGCGCAAACGATAATTTTCATGTCTCGCAACATCCAGCACCCATTCAATTTGCGGCAGTGTGCCGCGATTGGATATTTCCGGTAATGCAACACAATGTGCGAATCGAAGTGCGTCACGACCGGTTCCTTTCGCGCCAAGAGAGTTGCCTTGGTGCGAAGACAGCCTATCCCGAGCCGAATCGGGTCGGCAAGAGCTGCTGCGGATTTGAGGATGCCATTTCGAAATCGCACGTCAGCCGATCACGCGAATGTCGTCGATTGACGTCAGCACCGCATCGGCGTGG
Protein-coding sequences here:
- a CDS encoding Spy/CpxP family protein refolding chaperone; this encodes MKIIVCAVAAMTIGPTLAFAASSSVDDANAARKAQELTNAVQAPNVPIQIAQAAPAPPPSGAQGKAIGKTVTPVDRTETWINDLHKSLRITKDQEPLWNDVAQAMRDEASATDAFFKDRAARVNTMTAVDDLNAYQAFTQERADRLKKVATAFQTLYDSMPADQKKNADTVFKNFHHRGTRSAKPKSD